The following are from one region of the Pseudomonas putida genome:
- a CDS encoding MFS transporter — protein sequence MTTSSTYAEAPAAPVNSPARVATASFIGTAIEFYDFYVYATAAALVIGPVFFPSGSGTAQMLAAFLTFGIAFLARPLGSALFGHFGDRIGRKSTLVASLLLMGVSTTAIGVLPGYDSIGVWAPIILCLLRFGQGLGLGGEWGGAALLATENAPEGKRAWFGMFPQLGPSIGFLAANGLFLTLALVLSDEQFREWGWRIPFLLSAALVLVGLYVRLKLEESPVFAKAVARHERVKMPVVDLFSRYWLPTLLGAAAMVVCYALFYISTVFSLSYGVTTLGYSRETFLGLLCFAVVFMALATPLSAWLSDRYGRKPVLIVGGLLAVASGFTMEPLLTSGSTAGVALFLAIELFLMGVTFAPMGALLPELFPTHVRYTGASAAYNLGGIVGASAAPFFAQKLVSMGGLSWVGGYVSAAAVISLIAVLCLKETRNTQL from the coding sequence ATGACAACCAGCAGCACCTATGCCGAAGCGCCTGCCGCGCCGGTCAACTCGCCCGCGCGGGTAGCCACCGCCAGCTTCATCGGCACCGCCATCGAGTTCTACGATTTCTACGTCTATGCCACCGCCGCTGCCCTGGTGATCGGCCCGGTGTTCTTCCCGTCCGGGTCGGGCACCGCGCAGATGCTGGCGGCCTTCCTCACCTTCGGCATCGCCTTTCTTGCCCGCCCGCTGGGCTCGGCGCTGTTCGGCCACTTTGGCGACCGTATCGGCCGCAAGTCGACCCTGGTCGCCTCGCTGCTGCTGATGGGCGTGTCCACCACCGCCATCGGCGTGCTGCCGGGCTACGACAGCATTGGCGTATGGGCGCCGATCATCCTCTGCCTGTTGCGCTTTGGCCAAGGCCTGGGCCTGGGAGGCGAATGGGGTGGCGCGGCTTTGCTGGCCACCGAGAACGCGCCGGAAGGCAAGCGCGCCTGGTTCGGCATGTTCCCGCAGCTGGGCCCGTCGATCGGCTTCCTGGCCGCCAACGGCCTGTTCCTGACCCTTGCCTTGGTGCTCAGCGACGAGCAGTTCCGCGAGTGGGGCTGGCGCATACCGTTCCTGCTCAGCGCCGCGCTGGTACTGGTGGGCCTGTATGTACGCCTGAAGCTGGAAGAAAGCCCGGTATTCGCCAAGGCCGTCGCCCGCCACGAGCGGGTGAAAATGCCGGTGGTCGACCTGTTTTCCAGATACTGGCTGCCTACCCTGCTGGGCGCAGCGGCGATGGTGGTGTGCTACGCGCTGTTCTACATCTCCACAGTGTTCTCGCTGAGCTACGGCGTGACCACGCTGGGCTATAGCCGCGAAACGTTCCTGGGCCTGCTGTGCTTCGCGGTGGTGTTCATGGCCCTGGCCACCCCCCTGTCGGCCTGGCTCAGCGACCGCTACGGGCGCAAACCGGTGCTGATCGTCGGCGGCCTGCTGGCGGTGGCATCAGGCTTTACCATGGAGCCGCTGCTGACTTCGGGGTCGACTGCAGGGGTGGCGTTGTTCCTGGCCATCGAGCTGTTCCTGATGGGCGTGACCTTTGCGCCGATGGGGGCCTTGCTGCCTGAACTGTTCCCGACCCACGTGCGTTACACCGGCGCTTCGGCGGCGTATAACCTGGGTGGCATCGTCGGCGCCTCGGCGGCACCGTTCTTTGCCCAGAAGCTGGTGAGCATGGGTGGGTTGAGCTGGGTAGGGGGTTATGTGTCGGCGGCGGCGGTGATCAGCCTGATTGCCGTGCTGTGCCTGAAAGAGACCCGCAATACGCAGCTGTAA